One genomic region from Actinomycetes bacterium encodes:
- a CDS encoding DNA-directed RNA polymerase subunit beta' has translation MLDVNFFDELRIGLATADDIRQWSHGEVKKPETINYRTLKPEKDGLFCEKIFGPTRDWECYCGKYKRVRFKGIICERCGVEVTRAKVRRERMGHIELAAPVTHIWYFKGVPSRLGYLLDLAPKDLEKVIYFAAYMITQVDEEARHRDLPSLEAKISVEKQQVANRRDADVDTRSKKLEADLAELEGEGAKGDVRRKVREGAEREMAQIRRRADAEIARLEEVWDRFKNLKVQDLEGDELLYREMRDRFGMYFSGGMGAAAIQKRLETFDLEGEAEKLREVIRTGKGQRKTRALKRLKVVSAFLNTTNSPMGMVLDCVPVIPPDLRPMVQLDGGRFATSDLNDLYRRVINRNNRLKRLLDLGAPEIIVNNEKRMLQEAVDALFDNGRRGRPVTGPGNRPLKSLSDMLKGKQGRFRQNLLGKRVDYSGRSVIVVGPQLKLHQCGLPKQMALELFKPFVMKRLVDLNHAQNIKSAKRMVERARPVVWDVLEEVISEHPVLLNRAPTLHRLGIQAFEPQLVEGKAIQIHPLVCTAFNADFDGDQMAVHLPLSAEAQAEARILMLSSNNILSPAHGRPITAPTQDMVLGLYYLTTQLDGAVGEGRSFASVSEAIMAYDNRELDLRARVQLRLRDVVPPPGTTMPEGWVEGDPFLITTTLGRALFNEALPVDYAYVDEEVGKKQLSAIVNDLAERYPKVQVAATLDALKAAGFHWATRAGVTIGIEDVVTPPRKTEILNSYEAKAEKVQSQYETGLITDDERRQELIEIWTQATNEVAREMEANFPTGNPVWMMVHSGARGNMMQVRQIAGMRGLVANPKGEIIPRPIKANFREGLSVLEYFISTHGARKGLADTALRTADSGYLTRRLVDVSQDVIIREDDCGTDRGLTFPIAVRTADGGLRKADDVESTAYSRTLAEDVTIDGEVIAVAGADVSIPLIDAMVAHGVEQVKVRSVLTCDSRVGTCAMCYGRSMATGKLVDVGEAVGIIAAQSIGEPGTQLTMRTFHTGGVAGEDITHGLPRVVELFEARTPKGVAPISEAAGRVRIEDSDKARKIVVVPDDGSDEVAYAVSKRGRLLVGEGDHVEVGQQLIVGAVDPKQVLRILGPRAVQRHLVEQVQDVYRSQGVSIHDKHIEVIVRQMLKRVTILESGDSEMLPGELVERASFEAENRRVVAEGGAPAAGRPELMGITKASLATDSWLSAASFQETTRVLTDAAIHAKSDPLLGLKENVIIGKLIPAGTGLPRYRDIRVEPTEEAKAAVYSLSVYDDVDYTASFGGGSGQAVTLEEFDYDPYSR, from the coding sequence GTGCTCGACGTCAACTTCTTCGACGAGCTGCGCATCGGCCTGGCCACCGCTGACGACATCCGCCAGTGGTCGCACGGCGAGGTCAAGAAGCCCGAGACGATCAACTACCGCACCTTGAAGCCGGAGAAGGACGGCCTCTTCTGCGAGAAGATCTTCGGTCCCACCCGGGACTGGGAGTGCTACTGCGGCAAGTACAAGCGGGTGCGGTTCAAGGGCATCATCTGCGAGCGCTGCGGGGTCGAGGTGACCCGGGCCAAGGTGCGTCGCGAGCGGATGGGCCACATCGAGCTGGCCGCGCCGGTGACCCATATCTGGTACTTCAAGGGCGTGCCGAGCCGGCTCGGCTACCTGCTCGACCTCGCGCCGAAGGACCTGGAGAAGGTCATCTACTTCGCGGCGTACATGATCACCCAGGTCGACGAAGAGGCCCGCCACCGCGACCTGCCCTCGCTCGAGGCCAAGATCTCCGTCGAGAAGCAGCAGGTGGCCAACCGACGTGATGCCGACGTCGACACCCGGAGCAAGAAGCTCGAGGCCGACCTCGCCGAGCTCGAGGGTGAAGGCGCCAAGGGCGACGTACGCCGCAAGGTCCGTGAAGGTGCCGAGCGCGAGATGGCGCAGATCCGCCGCCGGGCCGACGCCGAGATCGCCCGCCTCGAAGAGGTGTGGGACCGGTTCAAGAACCTCAAGGTGCAAGACCTCGAGGGCGACGAGCTGCTCTACCGCGAGATGCGGGACCGGTTCGGGATGTACTTCTCCGGCGGTATGGGCGCCGCGGCGATCCAGAAGCGGCTGGAGACCTTCGACCTCGAGGGCGAGGCGGAGAAGCTGCGCGAGGTGATCCGGACCGGCAAGGGCCAGCGCAAGACGCGCGCTCTCAAGCGGCTCAAGGTCGTGTCGGCGTTCCTCAACACGACCAACAGCCCGATGGGGATGGTCCTGGACTGCGTCCCCGTCATCCCGCCGGACCTGCGTCCGATGGTGCAGCTCGACGGCGGTCGCTTCGCCACCAGCGACCTCAACGACCTCTACCGCCGGGTGATCAACCGCAACAACCGGCTCAAGCGGCTCCTCGACCTCGGCGCGCCCGAGATCATCGTCAACAACGAGAAGCGCATGCTCCAGGAGGCGGTCGACGCGCTGTTCGACAACGGCCGCCGCGGGCGCCCCGTCACCGGCCCGGGCAACCGGCCGCTGAAGTCGCTGTCCGACATGCTCAAGGGCAAGCAGGGTCGATTCCGGCAGAACCTGCTCGGCAAGCGGGTGGACTACTCCGGGCGGTCGGTGATCGTCGTCGGCCCCCAGCTCAAGCTGCACCAGTGCGGACTGCCCAAGCAGATGGCGCTGGAGCTGTTCAAGCCCTTCGTGATGAAGCGGCTGGTCGACCTCAACCACGCCCAGAACATCAAGTCCGCCAAGCGGATGGTCGAGCGGGCCCGGCCGGTCGTCTGGGACGTCCTCGAGGAGGTCATCTCCGAGCACCCGGTGCTACTCAACCGCGCCCCGACGCTGCACCGGCTGGGCATCCAGGCCTTCGAGCCGCAGCTTGTCGAGGGCAAGGCGATCCAGATCCACCCGCTGGTCTGCACGGCGTTCAACGCCGACTTCGACGGCGACCAGATGGCGGTGCACCTGCCGTTGTCGGCCGAGGCCCAGGCCGAGGCACGCATCCTGATGCTGTCCTCGAACAACATCCTCTCGCCCGCGCACGGGCGCCCGATCACGGCGCCGACGCAGGACATGGTGCTGGGCCTGTACTACCTCACGACCCAGCTCGACGGCGCGGTCGGGGAGGGTCGGTCCTTCGCCAGCGTCTCCGAGGCGATCATGGCCTACGACAACCGCGAGCTCGACCTGCGCGCGCGCGTCCAGCTTCGCCTTCGCGACGTCGTCCCCCCGCCGGGGACGACCATGCCGGAGGGCTGGGTGGAGGGCGACCCGTTCCTCATCACCACCACCCTCGGTCGGGCCCTGTTCAACGAGGCCCTGCCGGTCGACTACGCCTACGTCGACGAGGAGGTCGGCAAGAAGCAGCTGTCGGCGATCGTCAACGACCTCGCCGAGCGCTACCCCAAGGTCCAGGTCGCGGCCACCCTCGACGCCCTCAAGGCGGCCGGCTTCCACTGGGCGACTCGGGCGGGCGTCACGATCGGGATCGAGGACGTGGTCACCCCGCCGCGCAAGACCGAGATCCTCAACTCCTACGAGGCCAAGGCGGAGAAGGTCCAGAGCCAGTACGAGACCGGTCTGATCACCGACGACGAGCGTCGCCAGGAGCTGATCGAGATCTGGACCCAGGCGACCAACGAGGTCGCGCGCGAGATGGAGGCCAACTTCCCGACCGGCAACCCGGTCTGGATGATGGTCCACTCTGGTGCCCGAGGGAACATGATGCAGGTCCGCCAGATCGCGGGCATGCGCGGACTCGTGGCCAACCCGAAGGGCGAGATCATCCCGCGCCCGATCAAGGCCAACTTCCGCGAGGGCCTGTCGGTGCTGGAGTACTTCATCTCGACCCACGGCGCGCGCAAGGGTCTGGCCGACACAGCACTGCGCACGGCGGACTCCGGCTACCTGACCCGCCGTCTGGTCGACGTCTCGCAGGACGTGATCATCCGCGAGGACGACTGCGGCACCGACCGCGGCCTGACGTTCCCGATCGCGGTGCGCACGGCGGACGGCGGGCTGCGCAAGGCCGACGACGTCGAGAGCACGGCGTACTCGCGCACCCTCGCCGAGGACGTCACCATCGACGGCGAGGTCATCGCGGTGGCTGGCGCCGACGTGTCCATCCCGCTCATCGACGCGATGGTCGCCCACGGCGTGGAGCAGGTGAAGGTCCGCAGCGTCCTGACCTGTGACAGTCGGGTGGGGACCTGCGCCATGTGCTACGGGCGTTCGATGGCGACCGGGAAGCTGGTCGACGTGGGTGAGGCGGTGGGGATCATCGCCGCCCAGTCCATCGGCGAGCCGGGAACCCAGCTCACCATGCGGACCTTCCACACCGGCGGTGTGGCCGGCGAGGACATCACGCACGGCCTGCCCCGGGTGGTCGAGCTGTTCGAGGCCCGGACGCCCAAGGGCGTGGCCCCGATCAGCGAGGCGGCCGGCCGGGTCCGCATCGAGGACTCGGACAAGGCCCGCAAGATCGTCGTCGTCCCGGACGACGGGTCGGACGAGGTCGCGTACGCGGTCTCCAAGCGCGGCCGGCTCCTGGTCGGCGAGGGCGACCACGTCGAGGTGGGCCAGCAGCTCATCGTCGGCGCTGTCGACCCCAAGCAGGTGCTGCGCATCCTCGGCCCGCGCGCGGTCCAGCGTCATCTGGTCGAGCAGGTCCAGGACGTCTACCGCAGCCAGGGCGTGTCGATCCACGACAAGCACATCGAGGTGATCGTCCGGCAGATGCTCAAGCGGGTGACCATCCTGGAGTCCGGCGACTCAGAGATGCTGCCCGGCGAGCTCGTCGAGCGCGCCAGCTTCGAGGCGGAGAACCGCCGGGTGGTCGCCGAGGGCGGTGCGCCGGCGGCGGGCCGCCCGGAGCTGATGGGGATCACGAAGGCCTCGCTGGCCACCGACTCGTGGCTGTCGGCGGCCTCCTTCCAGGAGACGACGCGGGTCCTCACGGACGCGGCCATCCACGCCAAGTCCGACCCGCTGCTCGGCCTGAAGGAGAACGTCATCATCGGCAAGCTGATCCCGGCCGGTACGGGGCTGCCCCGCTACCGCGACATCCGGGTGGAGCCCACCGAGGAGGCCAAGGCCGCGGTGTACTCCCTGTCCGTCTACGACGACGTGGACTACACGGCGTCCTTCGGCGGCGGCAGCGGCCAGGCCGTGACCCTCGAGGAGTTCGACTACGACCCCTACAGCCGGTGA
- the rpsL gene encoding 30S ribosomal protein S12, giving the protein MPTIQQLVRKGRQDKIGKTKTPALKGSPQRRGVCTRVYTTTPKKPNSALRKVARVRLTSQIEVTAYIPGVGHNLQEHSIVLVRGGRVKDLPGVRYKIIRGSLDTQGVKNRKQARSRYGAKKEKS; this is encoded by the coding sequence GTGCCCACGATCCAGCAGCTGGTCCGCAAGGGCCGCCAGGACAAGATCGGCAAGACCAAGACGCCCGCCCTCAAGGGCAGCCCCCAGCGGCGGGGCGTCTGCACGCGCGTGTACACCACGACGCCGAAGAAGCCGAACTCCGCCCTGCGCAAGGTCGCCCGGGTGCGCCTGACCAGCCAGATCGAGGTCACGGCCTACATCCCCGGGGTCGGCCACAACCTGCAGGAGCACTCGATCGTGCTCGTCCGTGGCGGTCGGGTGAAGGACCTGCCCGGGGTCCGTTACAAGATCATCCGTGGGTCGCTCGACACCCAGGGCGTGAAGAACCGCAAGCAGGCCCGCAGCCGCTACGGCGCGAAGAAGGAGAAGAGCTGA
- the rpsG gene encoding 30S ribosomal protein S7, which translates to MPRKGPAPKHPVVVDPVYNSPLVTALVNKVLLDGKKSVAERIVYGALEGCRTKTGTDPVVTLKRALDNVKPTLEVRPRRVGGATYQVPVEVRAGRSSTLALRWLVMYSRQRREKTMTERLMNELLDASNGLGASVKRREDTHKMAESNKAFAHYRW; encoded by the coding sequence ATGCCCCGCAAGGGCCCCGCGCCCAAGCACCCGGTCGTCGTCGACCCGGTCTACAACTCCCCGCTGGTCACCGCCCTGGTCAACAAGGTCCTCCTCGACGGGAAGAAGTCCGTCGCGGAGCGCATCGTCTACGGCGCGCTCGAGGGCTGCCGGACCAAGACGGGAACCGACCCCGTGGTGACCCTCAAGCGGGCGCTCGACAACGTCAAGCCCACCCTCGAGGTCCGGCCCCGCCGCGTGGGCGGCGCCACCTACCAGGTGCCGGTCGAGGTGCGAGCCGGCCGCTCGAGCACGCTCGCGTTGCGCTGGCTGGTCATGTACTCCCGCCAGCGGCGCGAGAAGACGATGACCGAGCGCCTGATGAACGAGCTGCTCGACGCGAGCAACGGCCTCGGCGCCAGCGTCAAGCGGCGCGAGGACACCCACAAGATGGCGGAGTCCAACAAGGCCTTCGCCCACTACCGCTGGTAG